One Spiroplasma endosymbiont of Cantharis nigra DNA segment encodes these proteins:
- a CDS encoding Holliday junction resolvase RecU, whose amino-acid sequence MILKNKGMYLETIINNSISIIEENSGFIYKIPINNNIISVKDNIITARLKKNFFCDYIGLWKGAYLEFEAKESEKDYFNLNNLSQKQFEKLRLVNKNYGLAFLIIYFHLYEKIYIIHINQLENIKIKKIPYQYFKDNFLEISFSGISFNFNDIFNHLINYT is encoded by the coding sequence TTGATATTAAAAAATAAAGGAATGTATTTAGAAACTATTATAAATAATAGTATAAGTATTATTGAAGAAAATAGTGGTTTTATTTATAAAATACCTATTAATAATAATATTATTTCAGTTAAAGATAATATTATTACAGCAAGATTAAAGAAGAACTTTTTTTGTGATTATATTGGTTTATGAAAAGGAGCTTATTTAGAGTTTGAAGCCAAGGAATCTGAGAAGGACTATTTTAATTTAAATAATCTTTCTCAAAAACAATTTGAAAAATTAAGATTAGTAAATAAAAATTATGGATTAGCTTTTCTAATAATATATTTTCATTTATATGAAAAAATATATATTATCCATATAAATCAATTAGAGAATATAAAAATTAAAAAAATACCCTATCAGTATTTCAAAGATAATTTCTTGGAAATAAGTTTTTCAGGTATTAGTTTTAATTTTAATGATATTTTTAATCATTTAATCAATTATACATAG
- a CDS encoding NAD(P)H-dependent glycerol-3-phosphate dehydrogenase, with the protein MQKEKIAIIGTGAYGTVLANVLADNGHDVIMYGIEETQVEDINNNHLNSKFFQDLLINSNIKATTDFAAAMEKANIVILSVPTFALDNAIENVIKFGKREMHIINVAKGLDEENLDLLSKKIKKRFQGKDVMKSYGAIYGPSVAIEVIMRKPTCVMSCNEDEKTAIYIANLFSNEYFIVKPTTDVVGCEVAAALKNSVAIAAGLLHGFSAADNSKASLITIGNAEIYTIAKQFGAKIETFMNFATLGDLILTASSLKSRNFSLGVQIAQKDDAKTVLISHKNTVEGVLSCKLAYEISQKYKIKVPMFEILYKILYNNHKPSALVNDFFQHAKVV; encoded by the coding sequence ATGCAAAAAGAAAAAATAGCAATAATAGGGACTGGGGCTTATGGAACAGTTTTAGCTAATGTTTTAGCAGACAATGGCCATGATGTAATTATGTATGGAATTGAAGAAACTCAAGTTGAAGATATTAATAATAATCATTTGAACTCTAAATTCTTTCAGGATTTACTAATTAATTCAAACATAAAGGCAACAACAGATTTTGCAGCAGCCATGGAAAAAGCAAATATTGTAATTTTAAGTGTACCAACTTTTGCTTTAGATAACGCAATTGAAAATGTAATAAAATTTGGAAAGCGTGAAATGCATATAATAAATGTAGCCAAAGGTTTAGATGAAGAAAATCTTGATTTATTAAGTAAAAAAATTAAAAAAAGATTTCAAGGTAAAGATGTTATGAAATCTTATGGTGCAATTTATGGACCTTCTGTTGCAATTGAAGTAATTATGAGAAAACCAACTTGTGTTATGAGTTGCAATGAAGATGAAAAAACTGCTATATATATCGCAAATTTATTTTCTAATGAATACTTTATTGTGAAACCCACAACTGATGTAGTTGGGTGCGAAGTTGCAGCAGCATTAAAAAATAGTGTTGCGATTGCTGCAGGATTGCTGCATGGTTTTTCAGCAGCAGATAATTCAAAAGCATCATTAATTACAATAGGAAATGCAGAAATATATACTATAGCAAAACAATTTGGAGCTAAAATAGAAACATTTATGAATTTTGCAACACTTGGTGATTTGATTCTAACTGCTTCATCATTAAAATCAAGAAACTTTTCATTAGGAGTTCAAATTGCTCAAAAAGATGATGCAAAGACTGTTTTAATTTCTCATAAGAATACTGTTGAAGGAGTTTTATCTTGTAAGTTAGCTTATGAGATAAGCCAGAAATATAAAATTAAAGTACCAATGTTTGAAATACTATATAAAATACTATACAATAATCATAAGCCTAGTGCGTTAGTAAATGACTTTTTCCAACATGCTAAGGTAGTATAG
- a CDS encoding inorganic diphosphatase yields MEKNVIKMIVEIPKGSSNKYEYDINTNEISLDRVLYGANFYPGEYGFVPETLDWDGDPLDVISLVTYPTLPGVGVNVRILGSIKMIDAGEIDTKLFGVFADDRRFDSYKKIEDVPQHLKDEIENFFLQYKALQKKEVKINGWGSANEAMNELKECKERYIQYKDRYSKPGGKEEIMAEWKQKGLGQG; encoded by the coding sequence ATGGAAAAAAATGTAATTAAGATGATTGTTGAAATACCAAAAGGTAGCTCAAATAAATATGAATATGATATTAATACTAATGAAATTAGTTTAGATAGAGTTTTATACGGAGCTAATTTTTATCCAGGAGAATATGGATTTGTTCCAGAAACTCTTGATTGAGATGGAGACCCATTAGATGTTATAAGTCTTGTAACATACCCTACACTTCCTGGGGTTGGAGTTAATGTTAGAATCTTAGGATCAATCAAAATGATTGATGCTGGTGAAATTGACACTAAACTATTTGGTGTATTTGCAGATGATAGAAGATTTGATTCATATAAAAAAATAGAAGATGTTCCTCAACACTTGAAAGATGAAATTGAAAATTTCTTTTTACAGTATAAAGCATTACAAAAAAAAGAAGTAAAAATTAATGGTTGAGGTTCTGCAAATGAAGCTATGAATGAATTAAAAGAATGTAAAGAAAGATATATTCAATACAAGGATAGATATTCTAAACCTGGTGGTAAGGAAGAAATTATGGCTGAGTGAAAACAAAAAGGTTTAGGCCAAGGATAA
- a CDS encoding DnaD family protein, with product MFELFKTGLISKKTLLILNYSKIKINENQLAILLIIMELSNDDQKNFTPSQIAEHMILSKEEIEKEISLLLKNRIIKLEQKGKKTILDLTPLFNRLLVELEEKHSKLRNDNTYNFIEKLFDYKLTDNEIDKIENFIELGISKPKIMSIIDECKINNIKDLLKKLEDKSKETSVKITMYNWLND from the coding sequence ATGTTTGAACTTTTTAAAACAGGGTTAATAAGCAAAAAAACTCTTTTAATTTTAAATTATTCAAAAATTAAAATTAATGAAAATCAATTAGCTATTTTACTAATAATTATGGAGTTATCAAATGATGACCAAAAAAATTTTACACCTTCACAAATAGCAGAGCATATGATACTTTCAAAAGAAGAAATTGAAAAAGAAATATCTTTATTATTAAAAAATCGAATTATTAAATTGGAACAAAAAGGTAAAAAAACTATCCTTGATCTTACACCTTTATTTAATAGGTTGCTTGTAGAGTTAGAAGAAAAACATTCTAAATTAAGAAATGATAATACATATAACTTTATTGAGAAACTGTTTGACTATAAACTTACAGATAATGAAATAGATAAAATTGAAAATTTTATTGAACTTGGTATTTCAAAACCAAAGATTATGTCAATAATTGATGAATGTAAAATTAATAATATTAAAGATTTATTGAAGAAGCTAGAAGATAAGTCAAAAGAAACTTCTGTAAAAATAACTATGTATAATTGATTAAATGATTAA
- the recA gene encoding recombinase RecA codes for MIEKILEKNTNEVLLNMSDNNIYDDPAFKSVLKDIEKTFGKGSIMKLGDAANSAIEVIPTGSFLLDRAIGVGGYPKGRIIEIYGPESSGKTTLSLHAICEAQKNNGRAAFIDAEHALDPKYAQNIGIDIKNLVVAQPDSGEQALDILEMLIKSNTIDIVVVDSVAALVPKAELDGEMSDQQIGLQARLMSKALRKINGIVSKTNTTVIFINQLREKVGVIFGSPEITPGGRALRFYSSIRLEVRKGETISTNGEATANKVKIKVVKNKVAPPFKTCQITIAYNKGVEKDLEIIEMATIYNILNKAGVWYSYGEEKIGQGKESVREWFNNNPEKYFEIQAKLKESIE; via the coding sequence ATGATAGAAAAAATATTAGAGAAAAATACAAATGAGGTGCTTTTAAATATGAGTGATAATAATATTTATGATGATCCTGCTTTTAAAAGTGTATTAAAAGATATTGAAAAAACTTTTGGAAAAGGATCAATTATGAAATTAGGAGATGCTGCTAATTCAGCAATTGAAGTTATTCCAACAGGTAGTTTTTTACTTGACAGAGCTATTGGCGTAGGAGGATATCCTAAGGGTAGAATTATAGAAATTTATGGACCAGAATCAAGTGGTAAAACTACACTTTCTTTACATGCAATTTGTGAAGCACAAAAAAATAATGGTAGGGCAGCTTTTATTGATGCAGAGCATGCATTAGACCCAAAGTATGCTCAAAATATTGGTATAGATATTAAAAATTTAGTTGTGGCTCAACCTGATTCAGGTGAACAGGCTTTAGATATTTTAGAAATGTTAATTAAATCGAATACTATTGATATAGTTGTAGTTGACTCTGTTGCTGCTTTAGTTCCTAAAGCAGAATTGGATGGTGAAATGTCAGATCAACAAATTGGGTTACAAGCAAGATTGATGTCAAAAGCTTTAAGGAAAATTAATGGTATAGTTTCGAAAACTAATACTACAGTAATTTTTATTAATCAATTGAGAGAAAAAGTTGGTGTCATATTTGGAAGTCCTGAAATAACTCCTGGTGGAAGAGCTTTAAGATTTTATTCATCTATAAGATTAGAAGTAAGAAAAGGAGAAACAATATCTACAAATGGTGAGGCAACTGCAAATAAAGTTAAAATTAAAGTTGTAAAAAATAAAGTTGCACCGCCTTTTAAAACTTGTCAAATTACTATTGCATATAATAAAGGTGTAGAAAAAGATCTTGAAATTATTGAAATGGCTACAATATATAATATTTTAAATAAAGCTGGAGTTTGATATTCATATGGTGAAGAAAAAATTGGTCAAGGAAAAGAATCAGTGAGGGAATGATTTAATAATAATCCAGAAAAATACTTTGAGATTCAAGCTAAACTTAAAGAAAGTATTGAATAA
- a CDS encoding ECF transporter S component, whose protein sequence is MEDKKHEIPDHDDVKEGKKDHYHDEHHFDSLGNHDDINDTDFHWKNSLFTSRRNLTFKITLTGVFLALAVALSAFEMLYEQLLDKIPLYGVAIPFRILDILVITLSLAALGPIFSGIIAFIVPFIHLIDAHNPLTLVIDSFGYFASIWLMWFVYYFIFRNSSIHKHPIKSVDRFKRWTPIVIYVPVITIIYTLLVFLMLYITTNSDHGHTHNHFSTGMIISYHEAHSGEWTSIKENLGIFIGVISAIELVRFSICYTLFAVIEPQVKKINHFYK, encoded by the coding sequence ATGGAAGATAAAAAACATGAAATACCAGATCATGATGATGTAAAAGAGGGTAAAAAAGACCATTATCATGATGAACACCACTTTGATTCTCTAGGTAACCACGATGATATAAATGATACTGATTTTCATTGAAAAAATAGCTTATTTACAAGTCGTAGAAATTTAACATTTAAAATAACTCTAACAGGAGTTTTCTTAGCATTAGCTGTAGCATTATCAGCATTTGAAATGTTATATGAGCAATTATTAGATAAAATACCATTATATGGTGTGGCCATTCCATTTAGAATATTGGATATTTTAGTTATAACATTATCACTTGCAGCACTAGGACCAATCTTTTCTGGAATAATAGCATTTATAGTGCCATTTATTCACTTAATAGATGCTCACAACCCATTAACTTTAGTAATTGATAGTTTTGGCTATTTTGCATCAATTTGATTGATGTGATTTGTCTATTACTTTATTTTTAGAAATTCAAGTATTCATAAGCATCCAATTAAAAGCGTAGATAGATTTAAAAGATGAACACCAATAGTTATTTATGTACCTGTAATAACAATAATTTATACACTATTAGTATTTTTAATGTTATACATTACAACAAATAGTGATCACGGTCATACTCATAATCATTTTTCAACAGGAATGATTATTTCATATCATGAGGCTCATTCAGGAGAATGAACAAGTATAAAAGAAAATTTAGGAATCTTTATAGGTGTTATTTCAGCAATAGAATTAGTTAGATTTTCAATTTGCTATACATTATTTGCAGTAATAGAACCTCAAGTTAAAAAAATTAATCACTTTTACAAGTAA
- the der gene encoding ribosome biogenesis GTPase Der: protein MARKGIVAVVGRPNVGKSTLFNRIIREKKAIVEDKPGVTRDRMYGKAEWLTLPFIVVDTGGITLQDSPFSKEIRMQAEIAIKEADVIVFAINYKDGITQEDEAVAKILYKTNKPVILAVNKYDKKDQFDESFTFMTLGFGEPFMISSTHGIGIGDLLDKIIESFPKFDESQESDELKLAIVGRPNVGKSSLVNSLVGEDRMIVSEIAGTTVDAVDSKIKYNGNSYTIIDTAGMRKKGKIYENLEKYSYLRSISTINKSDIVLLILDSSENIKDHDTNIGGFAFEENKPIIIIGNKWDLVQDKETNTMKRKEEEIKAYFKYLNYAKVLFISAKENKRIHKIFDIVDLVQKNIKKRIRTSLLNEVFNKAQLINPAPNHNKGRLKIFYASQVEAYLPTFVLFVNNPEFVHFSYKRFLENQIRSQFDFSGVPITIIFRERK, encoded by the coding sequence ATGGCAAGAAAAGGAATTGTAGCAGTTGTTGGAAGACCCAATGTTGGTAAATCTACACTTTTTAATAGAATAATCAGAGAAAAAAAAGCTATTGTTGAAGATAAACCTGGAGTCACTAGAGATAGAATGTATGGTAAAGCTGAATGACTAACTTTACCTTTTATTGTAGTTGACACAGGTGGAATAACTTTACAAGATAGTCCATTTTCAAAAGAGATAAGAATGCAAGCAGAAATTGCAATTAAAGAAGCAGATGTTATTGTTTTTGCAATTAATTATAAAGATGGAATAACTCAAGAAGATGAAGCAGTTGCTAAGATACTTTATAAGACTAATAAACCTGTAATTCTTGCTGTCAATAAATATGATAAAAAGGATCAATTTGATGAGTCTTTTACTTTTATGACTTTAGGTTTTGGTGAACCGTTTATGATATCTTCTACTCACGGTATTGGAATAGGAGATTTGCTGGATAAAATAATTGAAAGTTTTCCAAAGTTTGATGAAAGTCAAGAAAGTGATGAACTTAAACTAGCAATTGTTGGAAGACCCAATGTTGGTAAATCAAGTTTAGTGAATTCATTAGTTGGTGAAGATAGAATGATAGTTTCTGAAATTGCGGGAACAACAGTTGATGCAGTGGATAGTAAAATAAAATATAATGGAAATAGTTATACAATTATAGATACTGCTGGTATGAGAAAAAAAGGTAAGATTTATGAAAATCTTGAAAAATATAGTTACTTAAGATCAATAAGTACGATTAATAAGTCAGATATCGTTTTATTAATTTTAGACTCGAGTGAAAATATTAAAGATCATGATACAAATATTGGAGGTTTTGCTTTTGAAGAGAATAAACCTATAATAATTATTGGTAACAAATGAGACTTAGTTCAAGATAAAGAAACCAATACTATGAAAAGAAAAGAAGAAGAAATTAAGGCTTATTTTAAGTATTTAAATTATGCAAAGGTTTTATTTATTTCAGCAAAAGAAAATAAAAGAATACATAAGATATTTGATATTGTTGATTTAGTTCAAAAAAATATTAAAAAAAGAATTAGAACGAGTTTATTAAATGAAGTTTTTAATAAGGCTCAATTAATTAATCCTGCTCCAAATCATAATAAAGGTAGATTGAAAATATTCTATGCTTCTCAAGTAGAAGCATACTTACCAACATTTGTTTTATTTGTAAATAATCCTGAATTTGTTCACTTTTCATATAAAAGATTTTTAGAAAACCAAATTCGTTCACAATTTGATTTTAGTGGTGTACCAATAACTATAATTTTTAGAGAAAGGAAATAA
- a CDS encoding ferredoxin, whose protein sequence is MKKTWIDKSMCIGCMACVQIDETETLFMDDDGFAEANENDLELVECQMVCPTGAVKIGDE, encoded by the coding sequence ATGAAGAAAACTTGAATTGATAAATCAATGTGTATAGGATGTATGGCATGTGTGCAAATTGATGAAACTGAGACTCTTTTCATGGATGATGATGGTTTCGCTGAAGCAAACGAAAATGATCTAGAATTAGTTGAATGCCAAATGGTTTGCCCTACTGGTGCAGTTAAAATTGGTGATGAATAA
- a CDS encoding ECF transporter S component, with translation MENTYNFWSHKYDFAEINRYNWRMVLKDNFVLDIKRISLLAMLFAIEILFTIISKYTIGGLAIAEAFTIEISLIGILFIYLTTNVFYAAIFNIAANSLRMVLPLPSNYIGVLAMTISDLTFIISFAIIFFSLKKIVLFKIKKENQLKWYLLLIAISGTLAIMISAFISLICNQHFIFEWYEVLYPGIVPEKNSYGWNILLWTGFGVSIAKLGVNLIIFLLTTKLLVKLINKHLF, from the coding sequence ATGGAAAATACTTATAATTTCTGAAGTCATAAATATGACTTTGCAGAAATAAATAGATATAACTGAAGAATGGTACTAAAAGATAATTTTGTTCTAGATATAAAAAGAATATCTTTATTGGCTATGCTTTTTGCAATTGAAATACTTTTTACTATTATAAGTAAATACACTATTGGTGGTTTAGCAATAGCAGAAGCTTTTACAATAGAAATATCTTTAATTGGAATTTTATTTATATATCTAACAACAAATGTTTTCTATGCTGCCATATTTAATATTGCAGCAAATTCGCTCAGAATGGTCTTACCTCTTCCAAGCAATTATATTGGTGTCTTAGCAATGACTATCTCTGATTTAACATTTATAATATCTTTTGCAATTATATTTTTTTCATTAAAGAAAATTGTACTATTTAAAATTAAAAAAGAGAATCAACTAAAGTGGTATCTATTATTAATAGCAATATCAGGAACTTTAGCAATTATGATTTCTGCATTTATTTCTCTTATTTGTAATCAACATTTTATTTTTGAATGATATGAAGTTTTATATCCTGGAATTGTTCCTGAAAAGAATAGTTATGGATGAAATATTTTGTTATGAACAGGATTTGGAGTTTCAATTGCCAAATTAGGAGTTAATCTGATTATTTTTTTATTAACTACTAAATTACTTGTTAAACTTATCAATAAACATTTATTTTAG
- a CDS encoding HU family DNA-binding protein yields MTKKELSEKISVEFGNTKADAEKMINFVFDEIINALVNKDEVAIAGFGKFVTAERAAREGVNPATGAKIQIAATTVTKFKVAKQLKEAVAK; encoded by the coding sequence ATGACAAAAAAAGAATTATCAGAAAAAATTTCAGTAGAATTTGGTAATACAAAAGCTGATGCTGAAAAAATGATTAACTTCGTATTTGATGAAATTATAAATGCTCTAGTTAATAAAGATGAAGTTGCAATAGCAGGATTTGGTAAATTTGTTACTGCTGAAAGAGCAGCACGTGAAGGTGTTAACCCAGCAACTGGAGCAAAAATCCAAATTGCTGCAACAACAGTAACAAAATTTAAAGTAGCTAAACAATTAAAAGAAGCAGTAGCTAAATAA
- a CDS encoding lipoprotein: MKKILTLLGSFGLIGTASTSVIACNNVNSIENTVKNLQKVLNKVAVETEEEAINAIEEAAKKVENVIMDESILPTKNFEILFFSAVKEESESASFSFNENIISKAEHSHEHIHYIITYKKAQSINENSSFNWSAQSFTFEVELHVG; encoded by the coding sequence ATGAAAAAAATCTTGACTTTATTGGGTTCATTTGGACTTATTGGTACAGCTAGCACAAGTGTTATTGCTTGTAACAATGTAAACTCTATTGAAAATACAGTAAAAAATTTGCAAAAAGTTTTAAATAAAGTAGCTGTTGAAACAGAAGAGGAGGCAATTAATGCAATTGAAGAAGCTGCAAAAAAAGTTGAAAATGTAATTATGGATGAATCAATTTTACCTACAAAAAACTTTGAAATTTTATTTTTTAGTGCAGTAAAAGAAGAGAGTGAAAGTGCCTCATTTAGTTTTAATGAAAATATAATTTCTAAAGCAGAGCATTCGCACGAACATATTCACTATATTATTACATATAAAAAAGCCCAATCAATTAATGAGAATTCTTCTTTTAATTGATCAGCTCAGAGTTTTACTTTTGAAGTTGAACTACATGTTGGATAA
- a CDS encoding nicotinamide-nucleotide amidohydrolase family protein: protein MKKLFEYLKLNNLTLSTCESFTGGYFANQITNISGASEYFKGSFICYSDDFKTKILGIDIEVIKKYSVVSKEVLALMLEKTCEKINSDIVIGFTGYAPPKYEDNKSGLSFIGFRFKDKNFIYKFFIKESITREEYKLRASEFIIEKILEI, encoded by the coding sequence ATGAAAAAATTATTTGAATATTTAAAATTAAATAATTTAACATTATCTACTTGTGAATCATTTACAGGAGGGTATTTTGCAAATCAAATAACAAATATCTCTGGAGCTAGTGAATATTTCAAAGGCTCATTTATTTGTTATTCTGATGATTTTAAAACAAAAATTTTAGGAATAGATATAGAAGTAATTAAAAAATATAGTGTTGTTTCAAAAGAAGTTCTAGCTTTAATGTTAGAAAAAACTTGTGAAAAAATTAATTCAGATATTGTTATTGGCTTTACAGGTTATGCTCCACCAAAATATGAAGATAACAAATCTGGTTTAAGCTTTATTGGTTTTAGATTTAAAGATAAAAATTTTATTTATAAATTTTTTATTAAAGAAAGTATTACAAGAGAAGAGTATAAACTTAGAGCAAGTGAATTTATTATTGAAAAAATTTTAGAAATTTAA
- the cmk gene encoding (d)CMP kinase yields MKYINIAVDGTAGSGKSSVMKRIAVKLKMNFIDTGVMYRAFTKFCLDNKVDFLKDAEIEKQIKSFNFEYINEKSILVNNIEYGKSIFDYDVAENIKYVAKNNKVREFMVLAQRKMTQNKNNIVIGRDITTVVLPEAELKIYFDCSVESRAERRFNQNKRRKIKPNVYEDILRQIQQRDDYDKKREMGALKIAPDAWYLDTSKLNINKVIRLILNKIEKLK; encoded by the coding sequence TTGAAATATATTAATATCGCAGTAGACGGTACAGCAGGTTCTGGTAAAAGTTCAGTTATGAAAAGAATAGCTGTAAAGTTGAAAATGAATTTTATAGATACTGGAGTTATGTATAGAGCTTTTACTAAATTTTGTTTAGATAATAAAGTTGATTTTTTAAAGGATGCTGAAATTGAAAAACAAATTAAAAGCTTTAATTTTGAATATATAAATGAAAAGTCTATATTAGTAAATAATATAGAATATGGAAAAAGTATTTTTGACTATGATGTGGCAGAAAATATTAAATATGTAGCAAAAAATAATAAGGTTAGAGAATTTATGGTTTTGGCTCAAAGAAAAATGACTCAAAATAAAAACAATATTGTCATTGGAAGAGATATTACTACAGTTGTTCTTCCAGAAGCGGAATTAAAAATATATTTTGATTGTTCAGTTGAATCAAGAGCAGAAAGAAGATTTAATCAAAATAAAAGAAGAAAAATAAAGCCAAATGTTTATGAAGATATTTTAAGGCAAATTCAACAAAGAGATGATTATGATAAAAAAAGAGAAATGGGTGCACTTAAAATAGCGCCTGATGCTTGATATTTAGATACAAGTAAATTAAATATAAATAAAGTAATTAGATTAATTTTAAACAAAATAGAAAAACTTAAATAG
- a CDS encoding DivIVA domain-containing protein: protein MADFIKLTKQEIIDKDFEVEYKGYKVEEVDAFLDMIAEDYKFFEEKNIKKEKEIGTLKENINRLSNELTETLATLKLSESQMEALARAGLNSSDLIKRISNLEKERYNK, encoded by the coding sequence ATGGCAGATTTTATAAAATTAACTAAACAAGAAATTATTGATAAAGATTTTGAAGTTGAATATAAAGGTTATAAAGTAGAAGAAGTTGATGCTTTTTTAGATATGATAGCAGAAGATTATAAATTTTTCGAAGAAAAAAATATTAAAAAAGAAAAGGAAATAGGAACTTTAAAAGAAAATATTAATAGATTATCAAATGAATTAACAGAAACATTGGCAACTTTAAAATTAAGTGAAAGTCAAATGGAAGCATTAGCAAGAGCAGGATTAAATAGTTCAGATCTTATTAAGAGAATTTCTAATTTAGAAAAAGAGAGATATAATAAGTAA
- a CDS encoding rod shape-determining protein produces the protein MAGKKPVFVSMDLGTAYTLVYIEGNGIVYNEPSIVAYKIKENKIIAVGAEAYKMIGKGNKNLRIVRPMVDGVITDIKATQAQLNYIFARLRLEKTLKNCVMLLACPSAITQLEKTALKKIAISLGAGEVFIEEEVKMAALGGGVNINAPTGRLVVDMGGGTTDVAVISSGDIVISKSIKIAGNYLNEEILKFIRAQYGMEIGIKTAEIIKINIGSLAKFIDEKSMKVYGRDVVSGLPREIEITPEELREVLKVPLSRVIELIVQVLEMTPPELAGDIFRNGIVLCGGTALINGIAKYVGDTLQLPTKVGEQPLLAVINGTKKYQSEVFDQLRRVKEEISY, from the coding sequence ATGGCAGGAAAAAAACCAGTATTTGTTTCTATGGACTTAGGAACAGCATATACATTAGTTTATATTGAAGGAAACGGAATAGTTTATAATGAACCTTCAATAGTAGCTTACAAAATTAAGGAAAATAAAATTATAGCAGTTGGTGCAGAAGCATATAAAATGATTGGTAAAGGAAATAAAAACCTGAGAATTGTTAGACCAATGGTTGATGGTGTTATTACTGATATCAAAGCTACTCAAGCTCAATTAAATTATATTTTTGCAAGACTTAGATTAGAAAAGACTCTTAAAAATTGTGTAATGTTATTGGCTTGTCCATCAGCAATTACTCAATTAGAAAAAACAGCACTTAAAAAAATTGCAATTAGTTTAGGAGCAGGAGAAGTATTTATTGAAGAAGAAGTAAAAATGGCTGCTTTAGGTGGAGGAGTTAACATTAATGCTCCTACAGGAAGACTTGTTGTTGACATGGGTGGTGGAACAACTGATGTTGCAGTTATTTCATCTGGAGATATAGTTATTTCAAAATCTATTAAAATAGCAGGTAACTATTTAAATGAAGAAATTTTAAAATTCATAAGAGCACAATATGGAATGGAAATTGGAATTAAAACAGCAGAGATTATCAAAATTAATATTGGTTCACTTGCTAAATTTATTGATGAAAAATCAATGAAAGTTTATGGACGTGACGTTGTTTCTGGGTTACCAAGAGAAATTGAAATTACACCAGAAGAATTAAGAGAAGTATTAAAAGTTCCTTTATCAAGAGTTATTGAATTAATAGTTCAAGTTCTTGAGATGACACCTCCAGAATTAGCTGGAGATATCTTCAGAAATGGAATAGTATTATGTGGTGGAACAGCACTAATTAATGGTATTGCAAAATATGTTGGAGATACTTTACAGTTGCCAACTAAAGTTGGAGAACAACCATTATTAGCTGTTATTAATGGAACAAAAAAATATCAATCAGAAGTATTTGATCAATTAAGAAGAGTAAAAGAAGAAATAAGTTATTAA